One window from the genome of Armatimonadota bacterium encodes:
- a CDS encoding DUF853 domain-containing protein, translating to MAEPIFVGKSTEPVYQLPKLSNRHGLIAGATGTGKTVTLQILAEQFSAMGTPVFMADVKGDLSGMCQAGGGNPKLEERAQQIGLSPYGYKASPVIFWDLFAEQGHRIRTTISEMGPLLLARLLELNETQEGVLNIAFKITDDQNLLMLDLKDLRGMLNFIAQNAKDIQSEYGQVSGASVGAIQRALLVLEQQGGENFFGEPALDLKDLMRTTRDGLGYINILAADKLMQSPKLYATFLLWLLSELFEELPEVGDPDQPKLVFFFDEAHLLFSDAPKPLVDKVEQVVRLIRSKGVGVYFVTQNPLDIPDAVLGQLGNRYQHALRAFTPRDQKAVKAAATTFRENPDFSTEEVITQLGVGEALVSTLEGKGTPIVVQKTLIRPPSSRLGPATPDERRQVMADSPVGAIYENVVDRESAYEVLSKRAEQAALEAERAEQAEAQAKADAQAAKEREKVQRVTSRARSTRDTPVEAMMKSAMRSAGSQIGRELSKNSGSILRGILGGLFKGR from the coding sequence ATGGCCGAACCGATCTTTGTTGGCAAATCAACCGAGCCCGTCTACCAGCTCCCCAAACTCAGCAACCGGCACGGCCTAATTGCCGGGGCGACGGGCACCGGCAAAACCGTTACCCTGCAAATCTTGGCTGAACAGTTTTCGGCGATGGGAACACCGGTATTCATGGCCGACGTGAAGGGTGACTTGAGCGGGATGTGCCAGGCTGGCGGCGGCAACCCCAAACTGGAAGAGCGGGCGCAACAAATTGGGCTTTCGCCATATGGCTACAAAGCAAGCCCTGTCATTTTTTGGGATCTCTTTGCCGAACAAGGCCACCGCATCCGGACGACCATCAGCGAAATGGGGCCGCTTTTGCTTGCCCGGTTGCTGGAACTCAACGAAACCCAAGAAGGGGTACTCAACATCGCCTTCAAAATCACCGACGACCAGAACCTCCTCATGCTCGACCTCAAGGACTTGAGGGGGATGCTCAACTTCATCGCGCAAAACGCCAAAGACATTCAAAGCGAATACGGGCAGGTGAGCGGCGCCAGCGTCGGCGCGATCCAACGCGCCCTGCTTGTTTTGGAGCAACAGGGAGGAGAGAACTTCTTCGGCGAACCTGCCCTGGATCTCAAAGACCTCATGCGGACAACGCGGGATGGGTTGGGCTACATCAACATCCTGGCCGCCGACAAGCTCATGCAATCGCCCAAGCTCTACGCGACATTTTTGCTTTGGCTGCTGAGCGAATTGTTCGAAGAACTCCCAGAAGTCGGCGACCCCGACCAACCCAAGTTAGTTTTCTTCTTTGACGAAGCCCACCTGCTGTTCTCGGATGCGCCCAAGCCCCTTGTGGACAAAGTCGAGCAAGTCGTGCGGCTCATCCGGTCCAAAGGCGTCGGCGTCTATTTCGTCACCCAAAACCCGCTCGATATCCCCGATGCCGTTCTCGGCCAACTGGGCAACCGGTATCAGCATGCCTTGCGGGCCTTCACCCCGCGCGACCAAAAAGCCGTCAAGGCGGCCGCCACCACCTTCCGCGAAAACCCGGATTTCAGCACGGAAGAGGTCATCACCCAACTCGGCGTCGGCGAAGCCCTCGTCAGCACCTTGGAAGGCAAAGGCACCCCCATCGTCGTGCAAAAAACACTCATCCGGCCGCCATCATCCCGCCTTGGGCCGGCCACTCCCGATGAGCGGAGGCAAGTGATGGCCGATTCCCCCGTCGGCGCCATTTACGAAAACGTCGTTGACCGCGAATCGGCTTACGAAGTCCTGAGCAAACGGGCTGAACAAGCCGCCCTTGAAGCTGAACGGGCCGAACAGGCCGAAGCCCAGGCAAAAGCCGATGCCCAGGCGGCCAAAGAAAGGGAGAAAGTGCAGCGCGTCACCTCGCGCGCCCGATCCACCCGCGACACCCCGGTCGAAGCCATGATGAAATCCGCCATGCGCTCGGCAGGCTCGCAAATCGGCCGCGAGCTGAGCAAGAACAGCGGGAGCATCCTCCGGGGGATCTTGGGCGGACTGTTCAAAGGGAGATAA